A DNA window from uncultured Methanoregula sp. contains the following coding sequences:
- a CDS encoding DUF362 domain-containing protein — protein sequence MRPVFVSGVSRDCGDNVLAATIRETLVDATDDFTWLKDGDTVLLKPALNSGNPYPSTTHPLALSVTAGILEEQGARVLIGDQSGIEHVLHHPSGVIRGGSRENFISSGMGAGLKSRFVSFEDEGWDSGFYHHESDRTRSWARGFFISRWAAKADHIICLPRLSTHSQAGATLGLKCMVGMLREDSRMEFHANGPYNSFILGAAKGSSLVSHNDGSGTFFEKIVEISDAIREKLRLTLVVATKAQATFGPDRYSLRLGPVGLGKAYVTSPDPGLVFASADPVAAEAFALALLRGLKSKIPFWQEFSERSILFSNPNVRNLLKIPVKDHPYIRHAMKIGLGEMPGRIVYRNVPDVVTEQLDRELR from the coding sequence ATGAGACCGGTCTTTGTCAGCGGAGTTTCAAGGGATTGCGGGGATAATGTTCTTGCCGCAACTATCCGCGAGACCCTTGTTGATGCAACGGACGATTTTACCTGGCTGAAGGATGGCGACACAGTTCTTTTAAAGCCGGCGCTGAATTCCGGGAACCCCTATCCCTCCACAACCCACCCGCTCGCACTTTCGGTCACGGCGGGCATCCTGGAGGAGCAGGGAGCACGGGTCTTGATCGGCGACCAGTCCGGGATCGAGCATGTCCTCCACCATCCCAGCGGGGTAATCCGGGGCGGCAGCCGGGAGAACTTTATCAGTTCCGGAATGGGAGCAGGACTGAAGAGCCGGTTTGTCAGTTTCGAAGACGAAGGATGGGACTCCGGATTTTACCATCATGAGTCAGATCGCACCCGTTCCTGGGCCCGTGGCTTTTTCATCTCCCGTTGGGCAGCAAAAGCAGACCATATCATCTGCCTGCCCCGCCTCAGTACCCACAGCCAGGCAGGCGCCACCCTCGGGCTGAAATGTATGGTGGGCATGCTCCGGGAAGACAGCAGGATGGAGTTCCATGCCAACGGGCCGTACAATTCATTCATTCTGGGCGCTGCAAAAGGGAGCTCGCTGGTTTCCCATAATGATGGGTCCGGCACGTTCTTTGAGAAGATTGTCGAGATCAGCGATGCCATACGGGAGAAGCTGCGCCTCACCCTTGTTGTTGCGACAAAGGCACAGGCAACCTTCGGGCCGGACCGGTACAGTCTCCGGCTGGGACCTGTGGGTCTTGGAAAAGCGTACGTCACCAGCCCGGACCCGGGGCTGGTATTTGCAAGCGCTGATCCGGTTGCCGCAGAGGCCTTTGCCCTTGCGCTGCTCAGGGGTCTCAAATCCAAAATCCCATTCTGGCAAGAATTCTCTGAACGCAGTATCCTGTTCTCCAACCCGAATGTCCGGAATCTTCTTAAAATTCCGGTAAAGGATCACCCGTACATCCGGCACGCAATGAAGATCGGTCTGGGTGAGATGCCCGGCCGGATCGTTTACCGGAATGTTCCGGATGTTGTTACAGAGCAGCTGGACCGCGAACTGCGGTGA